AAGCCAAAGATGCCAGCCGCATCAAGAGTGAATTCCTGGCCAATATGAGCCACGAGATACGCACTCCTATAAACGGTATCATTGGCATGAATGATCTGCTGTTGAAAACAGAGTTGAACGACAAGCAGCGTCATTATGTAAAGCTGGCACAAGCCAGTGGAGAGTCCTTGCTTCACCTGATTAATGACATTCTGGATTTCTCCAAAATCGAAGCTGGCAAGCTTCAGTTAGAAGAAATCAAATTCGATCTGTTTAAACTTCTAGCCGAAATCGCAGACACCTTCGCCTTGAAAGCCGAAGAGAAGAATCTGGAATTCATTTACTTAATCAACGACAACGTCCCTCGCTACATTCGTTCGGATCCAAGTAGAATTCGTCAAATCATCACGAATCTGGTTTCTAATGCATTGAAATTCACCGAGAAAGGCGAAGTGATTTTACGTGTATCCGAAATCGGCATGAACCAATTGCAATTTGACATCACCGATACGGGCATAGGGATACCAGAAGATAAAATTGAACATTTATTCAACAAGTTTGTTCAGGTCGATGCCTCCACTACCCGCAAATTTGGTGGTACAGGTTTGGGATTAGCAATATCCAAGCAACTGTCAGAAATGATGGGAGGGCAAATTGGTGTTCACAGTCAATTAGACGAAGGCTCAACCTTTTGGTTTAACATTCGTTATGGTGAAATTCTGGATACTCCAGAAGAATCATTCCAACCTAATCTGCACAATCAAAGTGTAATATTCCTCGATGACAGAGCCGTTAATCATGAATTAGCCGAACATCTGCTGTTGCCAACAGGTGTCGAATTTATAGGGGTCAGGTCGTCGCCGGAAGCACTAAAACGGGTGCGTGATGCTTCTTCTAAAGGCAATCCGGTCGACTTGTTAATACTGGATGAAAATATCCCCGGCATTAATGGCTTGCAACTCGCAAAAGCCATTCGACATGATACATCCATTGAGCAACCAAAAATCCTGTTAATGACTCCTGCCGGCAGCACTCATAAGGAAAAGGAACTTCAAGAAATCGGCATCAACAGCCATTTCCATAAACCGATTAAACCCAATACCTTCTATCGATGTATCGCAGCGGCTTATAATCAGCACATAGAACCGCATGAGCAAGATAAAGGAACAGAAACTCAACCAACATCAGCACCAGAGCACCGGATACTGCTGGTTGAAGATAACTACATCAATCAGCAAGTGGCCTCTGAAATGCTGAAAGATCTGGGTTACATTGTGCAAGTAGCTGAAAATGGAGAGCAGGCTCTGGAAGCACTCGCTCAAGCAGAAGAACCATTCCAATTGATTTTGATGGATTGCCAAATGCCAGTTATGGATGGCTATGAAACCAGCCGAATTATACGTACCTCCAAGAACCCTCGTATAAACCCTGACATCCCAATCATTGCGCTTACCGCAAACGCCATGAAAGGCGATGAAGAGAAGTGTATTGCTGCCGGCATGAACGACTACATGTCTAAACCCATTGTAAATACAGTCTTACGTAATAGCCTGGAAAAGTGGCTTAGCCCCAATACAACAAACTATGAAATATAAGCAGCCATTTTAAACTATCAGCGACTCTCGGAAATTTCATTGTAAGTCACCTACTGCGGCATCAGTACCTCTTTGTACTACGTTAATTTCGCCTACCAATATTTATCATTGTCTAACCCAGTTTTGTGTTACGCGCAGCGTTGACAATTTAGTTCACACATGAAATAAATACTTCACATGCAAACTAAATAAGGAAAAACAATGGCTTTCTCTAATAGAGTTTCAAAAATGGTTAGCAAAATCAATGGGCTACCTGAATTTATACGCTCATGGGCTTTGTCCAAAGCGGTGGGCTCAATCGTTAAAATGGTTGGTTACCTGAAGATCAAAATTGAAAGTATGGATTTCAATCAGGTTGTAGTTTCAGTACCCAATAAAAAGAGAGTTCAAAACCACATTGGTGGTGTCCACGCATGCTGTACTGCAACGCTGGCAGAAACAGCAACCGGACTGGTAATAGGTATGAATGTGCCAGATAGCAGCCTGAATTTGCTAAAATCCATGAAGATTACCTATCAAAAGCGCAGCACTGGCGGTGTAAAAGCCGTGGCCACTCTTAGTGATGAACAAATTCAAAGTGTTCGTACTGTAGAAAAAGGCGAATTGCTCGTTCCTGTTGTTGTGACCGACGAAACCGGTGAAGAAATTGTCGCCTGTGAAATGCTTTGGGCCTGGATCCCCAAAAAACGCTAAAGGGACTGAACTAGAACAATTGCGTTAAAACAATCATGTCAGACCAACGATTATTTTATCTGCTACATACAGCTCATCATCGTCTGTTTAAACAGGCCGACAAGCTGTGTCTGGATCAATTGGGCATCACCAGTGTTCAACTTTCTGCGCTGTTTTATTTGCAAAGAAACGATGGCTGCCAGGCAAAAGCATTAAGTCTGGGATTGTCATTAAACAATTCCGCCATAACAGGATTGGTTAACCGGATGGTTAATTTAGGACTGGTAACTAAAAATATATGCGATAAAGATGCTCGGGCTGCGCAAATTCACTTAACAGACAAGGCGAAAGAAATACTGCCCAGAGGAATCCAATTGGTTAAAGCGGTCAATCAACAAATCGCTGCACAATTTACTGACAACGAACTGGATACTATTGTCCGTTTTTTGAAAACGCTGGCAAGCGAAGATAATAAGAATGAAACAGGAGAACAGATGCAATAAATCGTAACCATTACCTGTATATGGTCAACATCTGGTTACGTTTTGTCATGAAAATGACTCAATTCTGCCAAGACCAATAGATAAGATTAACGTATAATGCGCTCCGCACTTTACCTGATCTGAAGTATCAATGAGCCTCTCAGCTATTTATATATAGGAGCCTGTATGTAAATAGAGTGAGCGACAATAGATTGATAAAGGCAAAATGTGATAGACAGGCAGATGCGATTCGATTTTAAATTAGGATATCTGGAGTCGAGACTTTTTCAATTTCCAGATAAGTAAGTAGAAAACCAATAATAAGTATTACAAAAACCTGGAATAGCATTTTGAACAAAACGCCGCCTGAATCATTAATACGTACCTGGGTTTGGATGATGGCAGAGTCCAACAATCCTGAACTCGTTGAGCGAGGACGTCAAAACCTCATCAATGCCTTTGGCAGTATGAAAAAAGCCATTGAACACATTGAAAGTCAGGTACAAAAACAATCCTGATTAAGTGTTTAATCAGCCATATTTTTCGAGAATCATTAGGTTATAAGAACAAAACGTCGAAAGAGCACCTTGTACAGGTTATCTAGTCGTTAAGCAGAAACATTCAAGGTGCTCAAGCTGTAAGGCCAGCGTAAATTAGCTCGCTTTAGTAGCTCTTATCAATGTGTTCGAGTTTTTTCTCAAACTGCAGACGTTGTTCATCATGTTGATATTCAAAGTGATATTGATTGTGAAAGCCGAATCTTAATTCCACTACCGCATCCGACAAGAACACATTGTAGCCGTCAAAATCCGTTGTTCCATATACACCGTCAAGATAATACTTATCATCTTCAAGCGTGCCATGTTGGCGTATTTTCTCAAATACACGTAGTACCAGTTTGGGATCTAATTCATTTTTCATCACTTCACCACAATTATTATCCTCTTGCTAGAAATTATAGCGGAATCCAATAGAAGCGGTATTCAACTTGATATCGTCTTGTCCTCGTATGTGTTCATATTCCACACGGATCATGCTGTTTTTTGTTAACACAAAATCAAAACCCAATCCGATACCCGCTGCCACAGTGCTGTCATCCACCTTACAGCGTGTATAACTTTCGCCTGTCGCAACAGCAAAATTACTTGCAACTCCAGCACTACAAGCCTGTTCACCAGCGACAATAGAATCAGATTTAACAGATAAATTCATCACACTTAAGCGATAGTATAATTCGCCCATCTCTCCTCGCGCTTTTCCCAGCAAAGACGCATAGATGCTTGATGCATCAATTCCCGACTTAAAATTTGTCGCGCCTTGAACTGTAGTAGGGTCAGCATAGTTATTGTAGCCACTCGCCAATTGGTTAAAACCAACTTCGGCATACCACTGGCGATGCAAAGAATAGCCAACACCAAAGCGAAAACCGGTTTCATCATCATCAACCTGATTCACTTCAGATTCAATATAACCAGCTCCAGCAACAGCATAAAAACCTTTAAAATCAAAAGCATATGTAGTAAAACTCGCACTCATCAGGGAAAGCAGGATAAGTAACAGTGAGCCAAAAGGTAATTTTTTATACATTTTTTGACACCAAACGGAAAATTTCTGGCATTATTCTAACGATTCCAATGGGTAAATGAAATTAAACAAACAATGAATTTCTATGGTCTTTAACTTCTATTGTTGATTTCAGGAAATGACAAACAGTAATTTTAGTCAAATAATTCGATCAGCAGCACTTTTCTTGTTTCTCTTGCCATTTTCTTTGCAAGAGGCTTTTGCTACGCATTCAGATATCACCAAGCTCACCTTTAGTACAAGTTCCCACCCTGCTGTCATCAACTATTATGAACCACTCATTGTAAATGCCTATGCAAAGCTGGGGATTCAAATTGAGCTCTTACACATCAATGAAGAACGCTCCCTGAGACTATTAGAAACCGGGCAACTGGATGGCGATATCATTCGTACCGAGTCGGTTCTGAAAAATTTCCAATCATTTATCCCTGTATACATGCTTGGAGACGCCAAAGTCTACCTGATATGCCAGTCACAAATGATCTGTGACAAGTCCATTTTGAATCAGAAGAAATGGATATTAGGCTCTGTGGCGGGTACCACCTACTTCGAAGAGTTTTTGGGGCACTCTGAAATCAATCTTTTAAAATACACGGACTACTCGCTACTCAAAGAGTCCTATAACAAAAAACGCATTGATGCCTATATTGACGTTATCAACAATCATTACTCTACTTCAGAGCTGCCACAATCAGCGGGCGCTTACCATCTCGGTACTATCTACGGGTATCACATTCTGAATAAGAAACATAGCCATCTGGCAAAGGACGTCATTAGAATATTAAGAGAACTACAAATGCCCCCAGAAGAAGAGCCATCTTTGGTAAATACGAGTAAGCAAACGGCAAACTCCTCTCAAAAAAATGAAAACAATCCAGCCAACAGTGGCGAATAACGCCATCCTCTCATAATCCAATACTTATTCTTTGTCCCTGATACTTAAAAACATACGTAAATTTCGCAAATCCTCATTAAGCAGGCTGTAATGCAAACAATAATTTTGTATCATTAGCAGGCTTAGCTGTACTCAAGCCTTGTGGCATCGTTTTTATTTGCAGTCGGTAATCGTGGAAATCTGCCACATTTAAACTAATGCGTTGAAAGACATCACTTTTCCAATGAATTCAATGCATAGTTCATAATAGTTTCAAAGGAAATTTAAGTGAAAAATTATCTCGCCCTGCTAAGTAGTCTGGTATGTTTTGCATGTTTTACAGTGCAGGCTCAACCTTCTGAACAAGCTATTCAGATCTCCCAAAAATATATCATTCTCGACTCCCACATTGACGTACCTTATCGGCTTCATAAAGAATGGGAAGATGTAACTGTAGCAACCAAGTCGGGGGATTTTGATTATCCAAGAGCCGTCAAGGGTGGATTAAATGCCCCTTTTATGTCGATTTACACGCCTGCGTCCATAGGCAAATCAAATCAATCCACAAAAACCGCAAACCAATTAATTGATAGTGTCGAAAAAATTGTAGCTACAGCCCCCGACAAGTTTGCCATCGCAAAGACCGTCAGTGACGTACAAAAGCAATTTCAACAAGGGTTAATCTCACTGCCGATGGGAATGGAAAATGGCTCTCCACTTCAAGGAAGTATGGAAAACCTGAAGCATTTTTACGACAGAGGCATCCGCTACATCACTCTGGCTCACTCCCAAAGCAATGATATTGCAGATTCATCCTATGATGTACGCCGTCAATGGCATGGATTAAGCCCTTTCGGCAAAGAACTGATTAAGGAAATGAATAAGCTGGGAATGATGGTCGATATTTCCCATGTTTCAGACGAAGCCTTTTACCAGGTGTTAGAGATTAGTGAAGCTCCGGTTATCGCCTCTCACTCATCGTTACGCCAGTTTACCCCCGGATTCGAGCGCAATATGAATGACGCCATGCTAAAAGCGCTTGCTAAAAATGGAGGCGTGGTGCAAATCAATTTTGGTTCCAGTTTCGTCAGTCAATACGCCAATAGCTGGTATGACTTAATGAAAGTGAAACGCAAAAAAACAGAAAACAAATATGGTATCGACAGCCCTCAGGTAAAAGCCTTTGATGAAAAATACCGTCGTGAAACCCCCTTCCCTTACGCAACCATGGATACTGTGCTGGATCATATCGATCATGTAGTCAAAGTGGTGGGCATTGATTACGTCGGAATAGGTTCCGATTTTGATGGCGTAGGTGATTCACTGCCGGAAGGATTAAAAGACGTATCCACCTACCCCAACCTGATTCAAGGCTTGCTTGATAGAGGCTATTCTGAAGAAGATATCGCCAAAATACTGAGCGGCAATTTCCTGCGAGTATGGGGCGAAGTAGAAGCTTTTGCGCAGAAGCATTAATCATAGATGCCTTATTTTTAAGCTAAAAGAAGGCATCGATTCCTTTACTCAATCAATCTGCATAACTGTCATTCATACGTTGAAATTTATCGCAGACTCGCCAAAAGCCGAACTAGACGTTAACGGCGACATCATTGTCCAATGAGACAAATGAAGGCAATCACGTATCCAAAGTGGCCTTTTCGGCCTCTTCCTGCAATATTTTGGAAAAGCCATCCAACTCCAAAAGCGAACTGTACTCATCCAGTTTCTGGCGTTGCTCCTCTGGCAGTTCAGACTGATTAAGCAAATCGTATGCTTTTACGGCGTTTTCCTTCTGAGATTTGTCCAGAGCCCCTTGTTCAAACAAAGCCACCAATGTTTTCAACAGGTTTAAAGCAACCTGTTTATTGTTAGGAGACAGGGTAAAAGCCTTACTTAAATCCATATAGGCCGGAACAAATCGTTTCTGCTTGTAATGCTCCGTCGCCATGGCGCTAAGCTCTTTCGGTGTGAAGTGAATATCTTTTCGTTCCAGAGACTCTTGCTTGATGTATTCAGCAACAACATTGCTGGCAAAAGTATCGCCAGCAATTTGATCTTTAATATGATCCAGTAATTTAAGGCTTTCTTCTCGGTAACCAAGCTCATGAAAAGCTTTGACTTTATCCAGATTATCTTCAACTGACTCAAATGGTTCCTTAGTCACCATTTCTTTGAGCAATTGCTCAGCCTTTTTCTTTTCGTCTCGCAAGCTCAGCATACGAATTTGAATAATAGCCAGCTGCTCTTTAAAATCGCCTTTTTTGGCATAATCAGCCTGATTCTGAGCCAGGAATCGCTCAGATTTTTGAATAATCTTGGACGCTTCTGCTTCTGGTAATGTGGTTGCCAAATCAATACCGGCACGCACCACATTAAGCATTAGCTCAGGAGTGTCATGAATCGAATTTTTGGCGTATTTAGCCATATTCTGAGTGGCAATGTACTGCCCCAACTTGTCGTGATTCAGTCGCGCCAGGTTGCAAGATTTCTTGTTTCTCTCAATGTTACGAGGCGCCATTTCAGTAGCAGTTTTCATTTCCTCATAAGCTTGTGAGTAATTCTCATGTTCGATGTAATATTGAGCCAGCAAATCATATGCCTGAAAACACGTATCTTTTCGCTTTTTCAATTCATGAATAAGCTCACTCGCTTCTTTTTCCTTCTCTTGCTTCAACAACACATGCGATAAAGCAATCAACACCCAACCGAACTTATTTTCCTGCGCCAATTTACGATAAAACCTCTCAGCCTCCTCGTACTCACGCAAGTGCATCAAACATTCACCGATCAGTCGGTTGATATGCGGATAATAGTTTGTCAAAGCCGGATCTTTTAACTGACGCTCACCAAAATATATGGCCGAAGCATATTCCTTATGATCCATACAGTAATGTAAACGATAAAGCTTGTCTTTTACTGCAAGCACATGTCTTAACCGTTCTGTGACCTTTTTTAAATCCAGAGGTTTTACCCAAAAATCCGTGGGTTGAAGTTCGATAACACAATTAACCAGTGAAGCATCAGTATCTGCACTCAGAAAAATAACGGCGGTAGTTTTGGTAATGTGGCCTTTAAGTTTCAGTTCTTCCAAAAGATGAAAACCGTCTTTATCACTCTTAACGTTAAAGGCAAGAAGAATAATGTCAAAACGCACTTCACTGCATAACCTTGCAGCATAGTATGCATTCTCAGCAGTTCTAACATTCCTCATTCCTAATTCAGATAATGCCGACTTAACGACCCCGTGTACCAAAATTTGGTCATCAATAATAAGAACATTCAGCTCATGCTGTTCTTTTATCGCTGGAATTTCAATCAAACGAATTGTCCTATCTTACTGCTAGAAGACTTACCAACATCGCATCATTTATAAATGTAGCTTGCAAGCGATGCGAATGCATATTTAGTCGGCGAGCAATGAAAACACTTTAAAGAAAATGTTCGCGTCACTCACATCTTATTATTAAATATAGAAGTTATCTTTTTGGGATGCACATTTCTTATTCCCAATGCAAATTAAGATTACCGCAACTACCGAGAAATAAAACAGAAATTATCAGAATGATGAGGGATACACCAAGAGCCGGAAAAGTAATTTCTCAAAGATCATATGAAAACGTGCCAATTTGTAAAATTTTACAAAAATTGCCATTTTCAGATGTACCCCTGGCGCATGCTTAAGGCACAATATGCCACCCCGCGATATAAATAAGTACTTATGGCACAACTGTATTTTTATTACTCAGCAATGAATGCTGGCAAATCTACAACCCTGCTACAGTCTGCCTACAACTATCGTGAGCGCGGTATGCAGGTGGAAATATTTACAGCCCGGTTAGACGACAGATACGGCATTGGAAAAGTATCATCCAGAATTGGATTACAAGCCGAAGCTCATCTTTACTCACCAGAAACCAATTTATTGGATTTACTGGGAAACATTCAAAAAACAGACTCACATCCCGGAATTGATTGCATTTTAATTGATGAAGCCCAGTTTTTAACAAAAGAACAAGTCAAACAAATCACACACATCGTCGATGAGTTTGATATTCCCGTTTTAGCTTATGGGTTACGAACCGACTTTCAAGGCGAAACCTTTCAAGGCAGCCATTATTTGTTAGCCTGGGCTGATAAGCTGGTTGAATTGAAAACCGTCTGCCATTGCGGACGCAAAGCAAACTTTGTGGTTCGTCGTGACAGTTCAGGGCACCCCATTAGAGATGGCGAACAGGTTCAAGTAGGTGGAAATGACAGCTACGAGTCTATGTGCCGTAAGCATTTCCGGGAATTAATCTGGTAAGTACCTATACTCAATAATTAAATCGTTCAGGTTCTGCACGGAAAACACGTTAACTTCAGGTATCGATTGTATGTCTAAACGTAAGCTCTTTTCACCTCTGGTATTCGCATTGATTATCACTGCTGCTTTGGCATTCTATCTGTTTATGCCAAAACAGGCTGAAAACCAAAATCGTCAGCGTCCGCCTACACCTGTAAAACTGGAATCGGTGCAACATCAAGCTCTGCCGATTATCGTTTCTGCGCTTGGCACAGCCAAAGCCAATGAGTCGGTCACCATTACCGCTCAAGAAACCGATACGATTGATAATATCTTGTTCGATGACGGTGATTTGGTCGAGAAAAACCAACCCTTGGTTTATCTCACTGCGGAAGAAGAAAAAGCGCGAGTTAAGGAACTTAAAATCAATCTGAAAGAAGCCAAACGTCAATTAAAACGTATTGAAGAACTGGCTCATGAAAACGCAGCTTCGGTACAACTTCTCGACGAGCAACAAGCGCGAGTGGATGCTCTCACGGCACAACTGGAAGTGACTAAATCCAAGCTAAGAGACCGTTCCATCAACGCTCCGTTTTCTGGTTTATTGGGTGTTCGTCAGGTATCCATTGGTGCATTAGTTCGCCCGGGAGAGGTTATTACCACGTTGGATGATCTCAGCATTATTAAGGTCGATTTCAATATTGCAGAAGAACACTTGCCCAGCATCGCCAATAAACAGCCCATCACGGCAACCACTATCGCGTATCCAGATAGAGTGTTCAGTGGCACCATTTCCAATGTCTCTTCGCGAGTTGATCCTGTTACCCGGGCAGTACATGTCCGCGCTTTGGTTAACAACCCAGATCTTGCCCTTCGCCCCGGGATGTTATTAAAAGTCACAGTAAAAAAACAAACGCTGGACGCTCTGATTGTCTCCGAGTCAGCTTTAGTGCCTATTGAAGATAAACAATATGTCTATCGCGTTGACGCCGACAATGTCGCCAAACAGGTTGAAGTGAAAATTGGTGTGCGTCGTCCCGGACTGGTTCAAATCGTCGAAGGATTGAACGATGGAGACAAAGTCGTTGTTGAAGGCACTTTACGACTGCAAGACGGCAGTAAAGTCAATCCTGTAGAGGGTTAATCACATGTTGCTGTCAGATTTATCGGTAAAACGCCCGGTCTTTGCCACTGTTGTTAATGTCCTGCTGCTGGTATTTGGTATCGTCGCCATCAGCTTGCTTTCCTTGCGCGAATACCCAGACATCGATCCGCCTATTGTCTCTATCAACACCAACTATCCCGGCGCATCGGCTTCCATTGTTGAGTCTCGCATTACACAGCTTCTGGAAGACAGGATCAGTGGTATTGAAGGCATCAAAAGCATTAATTCGACAAGTCGTAATGGACGCTCTTCCATTAGCATCGAATTCAACTTGTCCAGAGACGTAGACGCAGCCGCTAACGATGTACGTGAACGTGTTAGCCGAGCCTTAAACAATCTACCTGAACAGGCTGATCCACCAGAAGTGTTTAAGTCTGACTCGGATGAAGATGTCATCGTTTGGTATAACTTGCGCAGCGATAATCTGTCAGTCTTAGAACTCACCGATTATGCTGATCGTTTTATCGTAGACAAGTTATCTACCGTAGACGGTGTAGCCCGTATTCGCTTGGGCGGTGGACGTGAATACGCCATGCGTGTCTGGCTGGATCGCGACGCTATGGCGGCTCGTGGCATTACCGTCACCGACATCGAAAATGTGATCCGTTCTGAGAACGTAGAATTACCCGCCGGTGAAGTAGAATCGCATTTAAGAGACTTTGAAGTACGTGTCGCTCGTACCTTCCTGACACCAGAAGATTTCGCCAACCTGACCATAAAGCAAGGCGACAATGGCTATCTGGTGAAACTGCGTGAAGTCGCTCGCGTTGAATTAGGTTCTAACGACGACGAAACCGAATTCCGGGGCAATGGCAAAAACATGATTGGCTTGGGTATTATCAAGCAATCCAAAGCCAATACCCTGGCAGTTGCTCAAGGTGTGAAACAAGAAATCGACAACCTTACTCAAACCTTGCCAGAAAACATCTTTATTGTTCCAAGCTACGATACCTCTATCTTCATTCAGGAATCCATTAACGAAGTGTATAACACCTTGGCTATCGCCATGGCGATGGTGGTACTGGTGATATTCGTATTTTTGGGCAATGTGCGTGCAACGCTGATTCCTGCCGTGACCGTACCAATTTCCCTGGTTGCCGCATTTACGGTTATGTACGGATTAGGCTTTTCCATCAACCTGTTAACCTTGCTGGCGCTTGTACTGGCCATCGGTCTGGTTGTAGACGATGCCATCGTCGTATTAGAAAACATTTATCGCCGTATTGAGCTTGGCGAGCCACCGCTTTTGGCAGCCTATCGCGGTACAAGAGAGGTCGGATTTGCCGTAATCGCAACCACACTGGTGCTGATTGCCGTATTCGTCCCTTTGGTTTTTCTGGAAGGTAACATTGGTCGTTTGTTTACTGAGTTTGCTCTCGCCATTGCCGCCGCGGTCGCATTCTCCAGCTTTACCGCACTAACGCTCTGCCCCATGTTGGCTTCTCGTTGGTTGCGCAAGCAAAACAAAGGATCCGGGCTAAGCAATAGCATGAATGCCCTCTTTGGCAGACTGGAGCGTCGTTATAGCAAGGTACTGGAAAACACTATTCATCAGCCTATCGTGACAACGCTATTATTGTTATTCAGTATCGTCGCTCTGTACGGCTTGATTAAGCAAGTTCCTTCCGAATTCGTGCCAAGAGAAGACAGAGGCAACTTCTTTATCATGATGCAAGCCGCAGAAGGCGCCAGCTTTGAAAGTAATGCTGCTAACCTGCGTAAAATAGAAAGCATTC
Above is a window of Paraneptunicella aestuarii DNA encoding:
- a CDS encoding DUF4442 domain-containing protein, producing MAFSNRVSKMVSKINGLPEFIRSWALSKAVGSIVKMVGYLKIKIESMDFNQVVVSVPNKKRVQNHIGGVHACCTATLAETATGLVIGMNVPDSSLNLLKSMKITYQKRSTGGVKAVATLSDEQIQSVRTVEKGELLVPVVVTDETGEEIVACEMLWAWIPKKR
- a CDS encoding MarR family winged helix-turn-helix transcriptional regulator, producing MSDQRLFYLLHTAHHRLFKQADKLCLDQLGITSVQLSALFYLQRNDGCQAKALSLGLSLNNSAITGLVNRMVNLGLVTKNICDKDARAAQIHLTDKAKEILPRGIQLVKAVNQQIAAQFTDNELDTIVRFLKTLASEDNKNETGEQMQ
- a CDS encoding DUF3081 family protein, giving the protein MKNELDPKLVLRVFEKIRQHGTLEDDKYYLDGVYGTTDFDGYNVFLSDAVVELRFGFHNQYHFEYQHDEQRLQFEKKLEHIDKSY
- a CDS encoding outer membrane beta-barrel protein, with the translated sequence MYKKLPFGSLLLILLSLMSASFTTYAFDFKGFYAVAGAGYIESEVNQVDDDETGFRFGVGYSLHRQWYAEVGFNQLASGYNNYADPTTVQGATNFKSGIDASSIYASLLGKARGEMGELYYRLSVMNLSVKSDSIVAGEQACSAGVASNFAVATGESYTRCKVDDSTVAAGIGLGFDFVLTKNSMIRVEYEHIRGQDDIKLNTASIGFRYNF
- a CDS encoding type 2 periplasmic-binding domain-containing protein, translating into MTNSNFSQIIRSAALFLFLLPFSLQEAFATHSDITKLTFSTSSHPAVINYYEPLIVNAYAKLGIQIELLHINEERSLRLLETGQLDGDIIRTESVLKNFQSFIPVYMLGDAKVYLICQSQMICDKSILNQKKWILGSVAGTTYFEEFLGHSEINLLKYTDYSLLKESYNKKRIDAYIDVINNHYSTSELPQSAGAYHLGTIYGYHILNKKHSHLAKDVIRILRELQMPPEEEPSLVNTSKQTANSSQKNENNPANSGE
- a CDS encoding dipeptidase, with protein sequence MVCFACFTVQAQPSEQAIQISQKYIILDSHIDVPYRLHKEWEDVTVATKSGDFDYPRAVKGGLNAPFMSIYTPASIGKSNQSTKTANQLIDSVEKIVATAPDKFAIAKTVSDVQKQFQQGLISLPMGMENGSPLQGSMENLKHFYDRGIRYITLAHSQSNDIADSSYDVRRQWHGLSPFGKELIKEMNKLGMMVDISHVSDEAFYQVLEISEAPVIASHSSLRQFTPGFERNMNDAMLKALAKNGGVVQINFGSSFVSQYANSWYDLMKVKRKKTENKYGIDSPQVKAFDEKYRRETPFPYATMDTVLDHIDHVVKVVGIDYVGIGSDFDGVGDSLPEGLKDVSTYPNLIQGLLDRGYSEEDIAKILSGNFLRVWGEVEAFAQKH
- a CDS encoding response regulator, with amino-acid sequence MIEIPAIKEQHELNVLIIDDQILVHGVVKSALSELGMRNVRTAENAYYAARLCSEVRFDIILLAFNVKSDKDGFHLLEELKLKGHITKTTAVIFLSADTDASLVNCVIELQPTDFWVKPLDLKKVTERLRHVLAVKDKLYRLHYCMDHKEYASAIYFGERQLKDPALTNYYPHINRLIGECLMHLREYEEAERFYRKLAQENKFGWVLIALSHVLLKQEKEKEASELIHELKKRKDTCFQAYDLLAQYYIEHENYSQAYEEMKTATEMAPRNIERNKKSCNLARLNHDKLGQYIATQNMAKYAKNSIHDTPELMLNVVRAGIDLATTLPEAEASKIIQKSERFLAQNQADYAKKGDFKEQLAIIQIRMLSLRDEKKKAEQLLKEMVTKEPFESVEDNLDKVKAFHELGYREESLKLLDHIKDQIAGDTFASNVVAEYIKQESLERKDIHFTPKELSAMATEHYKQKRFVPAYMDLSKAFTLSPNNKQVALNLLKTLVALFEQGALDKSQKENAVKAYDLLNQSELPEEQRQKLDEYSSLLELDGFSKILQEEAEKATLDT
- a CDS encoding thymidine kinase — protein: MAQLYFYYSAMNAGKSTTLLQSAYNYRERGMQVEIFTARLDDRYGIGKVSSRIGLQAEAHLYSPETNLLDLLGNIQKTDSHPGIDCILIDEAQFLTKEQVKQITHIVDEFDIPVLAYGLRTDFQGETFQGSHYLLAWADKLVELKTVCHCGRKANFVVRRDSSGHPIRDGEQVQVGGNDSYESMCRKHFRELIW
- a CDS encoding efflux RND transporter periplasmic adaptor subunit, translated to MSKRKLFSPLVFALIITAALAFYLFMPKQAENQNRQRPPTPVKLESVQHQALPIIVSALGTAKANESVTITAQETDTIDNILFDDGDLVEKNQPLVYLTAEEEKARVKELKINLKEAKRQLKRIEELAHENAASVQLLDEQQARVDALTAQLEVTKSKLRDRSINAPFSGLLGVRQVSIGALVRPGEVITTLDDLSIIKVDFNIAEEHLPSIANKQPITATTIAYPDRVFSGTISNVSSRVDPVTRAVHVRALVNNPDLALRPGMLLKVTVKKQTLDALIVSESALVPIEDKQYVYRVDADNVAKQVEVKIGVRRPGLVQIVEGLNDGDKVVVEGTLRLQDGSKVNPVEG